The proteins below are encoded in one region of Streptomyces sp. NBC_00490:
- a CDS encoding ABC transporter permease: MSTPPTTSVEPRHAPHHHAMDTAPAQQGATGARGVLLPVAIVLVIGSIFVSVFLAAFHAPRPHDLPVGVVGTTQRLEQITGGLELGLPGGFEVKRYADENAARHALQARKVYAAYVVGPEKSAELLYAGANGPSVTSTVTGAFSGVAKAGGERMTAKDVVPASAGDTRGMSVFYAGFGVVLAGFLFGTMTYQMAPRLEYRWRLASLASFSVLAGVLVALIAGSVGFSALPGPFLGIAGVIALMAAAVGSASMAFIRVFGRAGMSLAAVVLFTFGNSTSGGTLPTAYLPDWLHPFSEILPVGVGVRAVQGLSHFNNDGLTAGVVVLVTWILVAAAVLFWRDAQGSRRAPAA, translated from the coding sequence ATGTCCACACCACCCACCACTTCCGTCGAGCCACGTCACGCGCCCCATCACCACGCGATGGACACCGCTCCGGCGCAGCAGGGTGCCACCGGAGCGAGGGGAGTTCTGCTGCCGGTCGCGATCGTGCTGGTCATCGGCTCGATCTTTGTCAGCGTGTTTCTGGCCGCCTTTCACGCCCCGCGCCCGCACGACCTTCCGGTCGGCGTCGTCGGGACGACCCAGCGGCTCGAACAGATCACCGGCGGACTGGAGCTCGGGCTCCCCGGCGGATTCGAGGTGAAGCGCTACGCCGACGAGAACGCAGCCCGCCACGCACTGCAGGCCCGAAAGGTGTACGCCGCCTATGTCGTCGGCCCCGAAAAGTCCGCCGAGCTGCTGTATGCCGGAGCCAATGGCCCTTCGGTGACCTCGACGGTCACCGGCGCCTTCTCCGGAGTCGCCAAGGCCGGCGGCGAACGGATGACCGCGAAGGACGTCGTACCGGCGTCAGCGGGCGACACCCGCGGTATGTCGGTGTTCTACGCCGGGTTCGGCGTCGTGCTGGCCGGGTTCCTGTTCGGCACGATGACCTACCAGATGGCTCCCCGACTGGAGTACCGGTGGAGGTTGGCCAGCCTGGCCTCCTTCAGCGTCCTCGCCGGTGTCCTGGTGGCGCTGATAGCCGGAAGCGTTGGCTTCTCCGCACTGCCGGGACCGTTCCTGGGCATCGCGGGGGTCATTGCTCTGATGGCGGCGGCGGTAGGCAGCGCGAGCATGGCGTTCATCCGCGTCTTCGGGCGGGCCGGGATGTCGTTGGCCGCCGTGGTCCTGTTCACCTTCGGCAACAGCACGAGTGGTGGCACGCTGCCCACCGCCTACCTGCCGGACTGGCTGCACCCGTTCTCGGAGATCCTCCCGGTGGGCGTCGGTGTACGAGCCGTCCAGGGCCTGTCCCACTTCAACAACGACGGTCTCACCGCCGGCGTCGTCGTCCTGGTGACGTGGATCCTCGTTGCCGCCGCGGTGCTCTTCTGGCGTGATGCCCAAGGGTCACGCCGTGCACCCGCCGCCTGA
- a CDS encoding SDR family oxidoreductase, producing MRAGTAGNAGGPRLRARRAGHRSGHGPSAKPSKEPARGNPKVSEPEAVRNEERPLLAVIGAAGLCGRYLLEAAQRSPFRVRAVVHGPGGRERVAALGVDEIVEADLAEPDAVRQAVKNADFVFMIPPAFHPEEDVFAIRALEAAEHAGARRFVYLSVLHPHTPGLRHHMRKANAEATVRGSDLDWTILQPSMFAQIVLSTWGRAPAGSVNVPFDVHNKFSFIDLRELAEVGVKVLSEQGHGSATYELAGPTTTPAEALRIAGRVRGVELEARTVDWEEAPLPPPVADDPSRGPDMRAMWQDYDRHGLRGNSNVLRMLLGREPASFEEAAAAFAARG from the coding sequence GTGCGAGCTGGCACCGCGGGGAACGCAGGCGGTCCTCGACTACGTGCCCGACGGGCCGGTCACCGGTCAGGCCATGGCCCTTCTGCGAAGCCATCAAAGGAACCAGCGAGAGGAAACCCGAAAGTGTCCGAACCAGAAGCCGTACGCAATGAAGAGCGGCCCTTGCTCGCGGTGATCGGGGCGGCCGGGCTCTGCGGTAGGTACCTGTTGGAGGCGGCCCAGCGGTCTCCGTTCAGGGTCCGCGCAGTGGTGCACGGTCCGGGGGGTCGTGAACGGGTGGCCGCTCTGGGCGTCGACGAAATCGTCGAGGCGGATCTCGCGGAGCCCGACGCCGTCCGCCAGGCGGTGAAGAACGCCGACTTCGTGTTCATGATTCCTCCGGCGTTCCATCCGGAGGAGGACGTCTTCGCGATCAGGGCGCTCGAGGCGGCCGAGCACGCGGGCGCGCGGCGGTTCGTGTACCTGTCCGTCCTCCACCCGCACACCCCCGGCCTGCGTCACCACATGCGCAAGGCGAACGCCGAAGCCACCGTGCGGGGTTCGGACCTGGACTGGACGATCCTCCAGCCGTCGATGTTCGCCCAGATCGTCCTGTCGACGTGGGGAAGGGCTCCCGCGGGGTCGGTGAACGTGCCGTTCGACGTCCACAACAAGTTCTCGTTCATCGATCTGCGCGAGCTCGCGGAAGTCGGCGTGAAGGTTCTGTCCGAGCAGGGCCATGGCTCGGCGACGTACGAACTGGCGGGCCCCACCACCACACCGGCCGAGGCCCTGCGCATCGCGGGACGTGTACGAGGTGTGGAGCTCGAGGCGAGGACGGTCGACTGGGAGGAAGCGCCGCTCCCGCCCCCGGTGGCCGACGATCCGTCCCGGGGCCCCGACATGCGGGCCATGTGGCAGGACTACGACCGGCACGGCCTGCGCGGCAACAGCAACGTCCTGCGGATGCTGCTCGGCCGTGAACCCGCGTCTTTTGAGGAAGCGGCCGCCGCGTTCGCTGCTCGAGGTTAG
- a CDS encoding TetR/AcrR family transcriptional regulator, whose protein sequence is MPRNRQQIPREERAGDLLAAATELFLAKGYAKTTMADISAAAGVARGNVYWYFDSKDDIFAAVMDRMLSREIRTLSAEQAGADPLSRLVRGLSDMRYSRPLHQAMHDRLPHSEAVRAAHNTFLGWIVGLVDEVIVEHGLDGDPDIDAALLRDTVVTVFEGAHVPNDRNRPAHEMLRFLMESVLAGRSPVTKA, encoded by the coding sequence ATGCCGCGAAACCGCCAGCAGATCCCCCGTGAAGAGCGGGCGGGTGATCTGCTCGCCGCGGCCACAGAGTTGTTCCTCGCCAAGGGCTATGCCAAGACCACGATGGCGGACATCAGTGCTGCCGCCGGTGTGGCCCGGGGCAATGTGTACTGGTACTTCGACTCGAAGGACGACATCTTCGCCGCGGTGATGGACCGGATGCTCAGCCGCGAGATCCGTACCCTCAGTGCGGAGCAGGCGGGTGCCGACCCGTTGAGCCGGCTGGTGCGGGGGCTGTCCGACATGCGCTATTCGCGGCCGCTGCATCAGGCCATGCACGACCGGCTGCCGCATTCCGAGGCGGTTCGAGCCGCCCACAACACCTTCCTGGGCTGGATCGTCGGACTGGTCGACGAGGTCATCGTCGAGCACGGCCTCGACGGCGACCCCGACATCGATGCCGCGCTCCTGCGCGATACCGTGGTCACCGTGTTCGAAGGCGCGCATGTGCCCAACGACAGGAACAGACCGGCGCACGAGATGCTCCGCTTCCTGATGGAGTCCGTTCTGGCCGGGCGTTCACCGGTCACGAAGGCGTGA